AAATGAATCTAATGGGGCAAAATATGCTGTGGTGGGAGCAGTAGTGTGATGTCATAGCACATTATGCCATTTTGTTCCATTGGCTGTTTACCTTTAGTTTTTGAAGCATATCAGTTGGGACTTCACCTGCTGAgagtttttctttcattttcctacaGACTTCAATATATTTTGTGTCTAAGACCATGAGTTTGTtggcagtgctttttctttttgtccaATAGGTTATAGAAAAACCCAGCATGCCTTATGCACACCTAGATGGACTATGTTTATCTGGATTAAATTACAGCAGTGTACAGCAGCCATAAAACCATGTGTATCTTTAAGCTGAAAACATAAATTTCAAGCCTTTCTCATTGCCTTCATTTTTCTTGTACCAAAACTATACTTTGGAATGGTTTATTTGTGTGTGCGCTACAGTGTGTGTCTGTTTCATGATCTTAATAATTAAGTGGGCCCTAGACCAAATGGGGAATGAATTATTTGTAAGTAGATGCAAATGGAGTTGGGGAGAGAATCAATATTCACAGTTCAAAATTAGATAATTCATATTATTATCTGATGTGTACATTTCTGGCACTGACCTTTATAAACAAACTTCCCTAAGAACTCTTGATAAATCTCTGGTGTTTAGTATATCAgtctaattatttttaaagtgtcaGATGTACAGTATGTACCTAAAATTGTCCTAGAATTATTGTTTTGAATTGCACAAGGAATGATGAACTAATGCAGTGTTTTAACAGAATGTTTAATATATAAAGAGTGTAAGCATATGCCAGAATTTCAATTAGATCTGGGGAGTTTTCCAGCTTCTGATGAGTTCCTTTAATGCGATCACTGAATACTGACGAAGGAGGATCATTGCTAGGGCAGGATTTCATTCTCTGGCTCATAAAGATAATTCTGAAGAGcttttttgttttgggttttggaATGAAGATGTCCTTTTATGCACAACCAATAATTAAAACATTCAGAGGTTAAAGATGGGAAGGCCACCTGCCCTCTTTGATCTGTTTCCTTCTTCCCACTTTAGAGAGGAAAAATCCTCGTACTCTTCTGCTTTTTACTTGTGGTGGGACACACCCGGGACCTTTTCCTCTTGAAAACAATGTTACAATTTCTCATGAATATTGATGCTTTCATTACACTCAGAGCCATTTTTCTTGTTCTTACAGCAGAGAGCTGATCTAGTCAAGCTGTAGATGCATAAATTTAATTCTGAAacattaaacacattttaaaatgtttttattctgttttgtagtTTTATTAGTTCCTTGGGAGTGAGTTACATGATGCTCTGCACTGAAAATTACCCCAGTGTCCTGGCCTTCTGTTTCCTGGATGAGCTTCAAAAGGAGTTCATCACGACATACAACATGATGAAGACAAATACAGCTGTTAGACCATACTGTTTCATTGAGTTCGGTAAAGAGGATTCACCACTTTCTTTAATGATGGACTTGTTTtagatcatatatatatatatatatatatatatatatatatatatatatatatatataactgtaACATATCTTTCCACCCCAAAGTGTTCGAGGTGGCTTACAaaaagcttttttattattattactcagctGACACGATAAAATTAGCAGTTAAAATCTAAACATAACCACTGTTTGAGCCACAAACCTTTACTGTGATATATAGTCCATTCTTCCAGCACctttccaaaaaagagagagagctttcACCTGTTTAATGACATTTTAAAGCGGTGGGTTTAGGTAGGTCTTCCTAGGAAGGGAGCCAGAGGTGATGCCACAACcaggaaggatttttatttttttgtggaaTCACAGGGTGGAATTCATTGTGTTATGTATGAGATATGTTCTGTATGCaggcatttcagcttgccagatgcaacagtcccacctctcctccccctgtgtgctgtGTTGGGGATTCCCCCAATTTCTTAGATTCCAGATGCCCTAAGAATATGTCGAAAATGAAGAAGCCTATGGGCTTTCCCCTTTAAGCACGTATTTTGCTCTTACATCTGTATAGTCGTATGCTTTTGTTGGGAAAGAAAGTTCATCATTATGGATGCTGTTAATTCTCATATTATGTATGTCAAAGTAAAACAGGCTTGTTTTCAGAACAAgctcttgttttattttgtaagaaTATATTCTGAATTGCATGAAAAGCTAAACAAAATGCAATTCATTAATTATATTAGCCCTACTTTCAGGCTTGTCAGTGCATGAGTCATTAGTTTATTTATAATTAGATTCCTAGCGCTTAATTTTTTGGTGCTGCAAAATTAATTAGCCCATGATATATTAGTTATAAAGTAGCAACAATATTAAAACCTTCCACAATGGATGTAAGAATTCCAAATAATGAATTTAAATGTGTATCAGAGACTTAGATTGCCCATAAAGCCATGGGGTCTCAGATGATTTTATTAACATATGTCTAAAggggttttgttttaattttacacAGATAATTTCATTCAGAGAACCAAGCAGAGATATAACAACCCACGGTCTCTGTCGAcaaagataaaccttgctgacatGCAGACGGAAATCAGGCTGAGACCACCTTATCAAATTTCCTTGTCTGAATTGGGTTCAGCCAATGGGTATCCACATGTACCTCTTCCAGAatacaaaggtactgggaaaataTCTACAGGTGAGTTTGTTTCCTTAAACATAATTTTGCTTGGAAGATTCAAAACCGGAGCAATTTGCTTATACCAGTCTTGTAAATCTTGGGACCAAACTAGATGTCATTCTTGTTGTTTAGCcagtcttaaaataaaataaatggccaTTGCAATGGGCCTATTCCGGATCAGGACTGTGGCATGGAGAGACTACTTTAACCCTTTGCCCCTGCTGCTTTCCTGATTAGAATCtctcccacccacaacacagcacCTTCAGTTTGCAGTGGGAGGAAAGGTCCCATTGTTTCCCTCAAGGTCAAATGACATGTCTAATTTGATCCTAAAATTTTGCTAAGTCTGAGGTCTTGCTAATGGCTCCACCATTGTAACATTCCACTCTTGTAACAATCAACAATGGCATTGTAATGGCATTCCACTCTTGTAACAATCAACAAGCTTGAATTTGTGAATATAAGTAAAAAGCCACTGCAAAATTTCACTTGTCTCTAGAATATGTGATTCTGGATTAGAACGATGGACGTGAATGTAGGGAGGAAGCTACATTTaactatgaagctcactgaggtTTGATGGAAATTGTTATCTCATATAATCTGTTTATTCCGACATGTTTGTTTTAGAGTAAAATACATGTAGAATAgaaatctgtatttttaaaaaaacatgtttctTGCAAACAACAACTAAGCTGTGCACAGATTAGTGTGTTCCTTCCAGAGTTTGGAAACAGTGATGCTCACACAGTCTAGTTTTCATCTTCTGGAGAAATTCCCTTTGTCGCTGCTGTGCTTTCTCTGACTTTATGAACTGCTTTGGAGAGCCTTTTTCTGCTGCAGCTGTTCAATGCAAACAACATGGAATGACACCCCTCTCAATATTAATGTTCCAGCTCATTAACTTCATTGTTGGCACCTTTACACTTCACTGATTTAAACAGAATGATTTAAATATGGTTCAGTAACCTCATTGTCACTCTCTCTGTGTTGCCTAGACTACTGTGGATTTTGCCCTGTTTTTTCATATTCATTTTCTGTCACTTGTTGCGGAATAGCACAGTAACTGCTTGTACACACATTCACTATGAATTGGCAGACATTTGTGTGTACCGTTGGCTCTCCAGTAGCACCGATGAATGTCTGAATAAATGCTTATTTTCAGCCACCTCCTCTGCATCTTTTAGCGTCAGTATAGTTTGTAAGAGAATTGTGCAGTGGGCCCTTCCCTGGATTTGCCAGTGAAGCTAGAAGCTTTCATACTTAGCCTACCTCTCCTTCTGCTTCACAGTGCCCCATTTAGCAAATACACTAAGGCACTAAGCCTATGTacatttacttgggaggaagTCTATTAGGATTGATTGGACTTCCTTGTGAGAAACAAAGGAGTGTCTGATTAAGGGGCTAAAAGTGCTGGAGGAGGATAAACTGACAATAGTTTTTGGAAGACTTTTAGGAGATGAAAGGACCCCATTCATTGCCTCCTAGAATACCAATTATGGGTATAttacttttcatttttttgtaatATTCCACATTGCTGTCAATTAAAAATATGGAAAAGGATCAGGCTGTCAACTTCTGTGCACTTACTTGCAAGTAAGTACCATTGAgccctacttctgagtaagcatgtttaGGGCAGAAAAGCAAACTATGAGAGCCCTATTTCAAGGGTGAGGCTTAACTACTCAGTGGCTAATTGCAGACTAATTTCACCAGCTAGTTCTACATTTTGGAGATTTACAGCTGTGCTCCCACAATCCAAGCCTAATACTGAAGAACTTGGGTGCATTAGTTCAAAACttatttttaaccaggccttggagAGTTTCAGTTTTTGCtcatgcaaaatatattttttccaatgtGCTCTGAGAGTTATGCTTCTTCGGCTTGCTGTTATATATTCTCTAAGCAAGTACtcagtttaaaataaatggaaagggAGTCTCTTAAGCTTATGAGTATTTTCTCATTTAAGTTACAGAATCTTGAGCAGGAAGACACTGAAAAATAGCATTAACATTTTTGGCTCAAACATTAAGGAACACATCTTTAAATATTGATAAGTGTTTTTTCCCCTCTGCCTTCCAGCCCCTCACCAGCGACTGGAACCTGTGACTTTGTCAGGGATTGTTTCCTTTCTACTCAGCCTTTTATGTGGGGCTTTGAATTTAATTCGTGGTTTTCATGCCATAGAGAGTCTTCTGCAGGTACTGTAGCAATGTTTATGACTTTGTAGCAGGGGAAAACAAAAGCCCAGTCTTGGAAGACCTACCtatcaatttctttttttaaaatgctcttgCAATAAGTGGTAGAGTTAAATCAATCTCTGAATATTGTTTGGATAAGGAGAAACCCCTCTTTTCCCACAGAGGGCTGGCAACTATGGCCTGCAAGCTGGGTTTGTCCTTCTGAGCTAAGCTGTTTGACATCTCAGCTGGTGGAGCAATATATCTTTCTGTTACTGACATGTTTCAGACCTGTGTCGCTAGCTTTTTTTTGTAGGGAAGCTGAGCCAGTAGAGAAGTCCAGAATGTTTCACATGTAGACTTTAATAAGATTCTTTGAGTTGGTCTAGCTATTAAACTTTACAACAGAAGTTGGTTTTCTCTGGTGTGTTTCTGACCACCCCATCATTTCTGGGCCGTTTACATGGTGAGTTTGCCTGCCTGCCGTGGATGTCAATGACATTCATTGCTGATGGTGGAGGAAGCTCTCAGTGTGATAGCACTGAATCATGTGACAGGTTGTTTGGGGACAAGCAGCTTTCTGTGGGGATGTTGATCCACATGGCCAGTGAACTGTTCTCTTGCATCAGGGAAATCCATGATGGAGTACCTTCTCTCAGTGAATCCCTTTAGAACACAGGATTGCTGCAAATACTCTCTGTATTGAGAGGATCATAGAAAGATGATGTGAGAAGGATCTGGGAAGTTCTACTGTTCACTTACAGCAATCCAAGCTAAAGCTCTGGATGCACTAGTTAAAACTGTTCTTTCCTATGTTCTCCACTCTGGGAAAATGTTTTGGAGGACTGCACTACACATTGGGagctcctagaatcatagagttggaagggactcagaggattctaggccaaccccctgcaatgcaggaatttgcagctggGCCTTATGGAGTTATCAGCTCCATGTTCTAACCAGCTGAACTAAATGGCAGGTGTGAGTTCTAGTCCCATTTCAGATGAATTGCATCACCTTTTCTTTTCAATTCAAATGTAAATGTTTTCAGTGAAATTTAAAATACACTTTTGAAAAGTCATTTTGAACTGCACACACTATTCTGGATTTCTCTTCTGGCTCAGGATACTAAATTATAATATAATACGAAAGTAATAAATGAATGTTATTACTACCCATGCAATGGTTATAACAAATGAGATGTCCTTGAGGTCTTGTTTCATTTTTCAGTATTCCACTAAGCATGTAACATAAAGTTATATTGACTTGTACTCTATAATTGCCCACAGATTACAGTTAGAAATTACACCTTCCCCATTATCATTGAAGAACCTTCTGATTTGCACGCAATTCTAGTCTTTATTGCTCTTCCTTTTGAAAGCGGTCTTCAACAGCCATTGTTGTCTTTTCACTTTCTCATAAGGAACTCATATTTCAGTTAAGAAATAGTGTGCTGCTTGTGTGTAACAATTGCTTTTGTTATGTGCATACATGTTCTGGTACGTCAGGTTTTCTGTAATGTGAGAAACAAACCAAAATCCATTGGAACCCATATCCCCCAGATCCAAAGCTCCTGCTCATACAACTGTTAGATATTACAACTTAAGGAGAGTATATTGTATAATATTTAGCTGCCATCTGTGTAAATACTGCTTTGTGGGTTTTCTTCATTAACCGTTTACTTTTTACTTTGCAGGAGCTGAGCACCACCTAGTGGATGCATGTGATGGCAGCAGATCAGTCTCTTTAAATGTTGATCTGTGGCAATTGCTGAA
The nucleotide sequence above comes from Podarcis raffonei isolate rPodRaf1 chromosome 1, rPodRaf1.pri, whole genome shotgun sequence. Encoded proteins:
- the SEC22A gene encoding vesicle-trafficking protein SEC22a isoform X1 yields the protein MSMILSASVVRVRDGLPLSASTDYEQNVGVQECQKYFKTIAKRLSQLPDRCTLHAGLYNLNFISSLGVSYMMLCTENYPSVLAFCFLDELQKEFITTYNMMKTNTAVRPYCFIEFDNFIQRTKQRYNNPRSLSTKINLADMQTEIRLRPPYQISLSELGSANGYPHVPLPEYKGTGKISTAPHQRLEPVTLSGIVSFLLSLLCGALNLIRGFHAIESLLQNDREDLSYVIAFFLGTAACLYQCYLFVYCTGWRNIKSFLSFGLICLCNMYLYELRNLWQIFFHVTVSAFSTLQIRLRQPQGKAPDYNV
- the SEC22A gene encoding vesicle-trafficking protein SEC22a isoform X2, with amino-acid sequence MSMILSASVVRVRDGLPLSASTDYEQNVGVQECQKYFKTIAKRLSQLPDRCTLHAGLYNLNFISSLGVSYMMLCTENYPSVLAFCFLDELQKEFITTYNMMKTNTAVRPYCFIEFDNFIQRTKQRYNNPRSLSTKINLADMQTEIRLRPPYQISLSELGSANGYPHVPLPEYKGTGKISTAPHQRLEPVTLSGIVSFLLSLLCGALNLIRGFHAIESLLQNDREDLSYVIAFFLGTAACLYQIRLRQPQGKAPDYNV